One Arachis hypogaea cultivar Tifrunner chromosome 18, arahy.Tifrunner.gnm2.J5K5, whole genome shotgun sequence genomic window, ATTCTCTCCATCATCACTATGATTCGATCCAGTTATAGTTATTTTATTTGCTAATGGGAAAATCGCTTAAGAGGCAGAAATCAGATTTGCAGGTACTTTGGGACAGAATCTATTCCAAATCATTATCAACCAATCATGGACAATGGTTAAGACCATTGATGTGTACAGTCATGGACTATTGCCATTGAATCAATACCCTAATTAACTAGAGATTGGCATTCTCTTGTatgaaatttataaaatattataggTTGTAATAGTCATACACTACCGTATGTCTAACAATACTTCTCGACAATCCACTAATATATACTCTTTGCGAACCTTTTAAATATCGTATAGGAAATATTTCAAGTGCACTAGGGAGTACTGGTGCaccagttattttaaccgttgattttaattaatatatattatatatattttttataatttagattaacGATTAAAATAACTGGAGTACCGGTACTCCCggtgcacttgaaatgtttcctatgatataattgtcaaattttgatttgtgtcattattataataaagagtaaaatatcgtttttgtTCCTTGGGGTAAGTTCTAAAGTTGTTCTTAACAttttaatcgtcctatttaaattcctaacatttcaaaatctgACTCAATGTTGTTCTGCCGCTagagatccgttaacagaattgacggcaggacaaaattgagacgattttggaACGTTAGCgacttaaataggataaaaacgttgaggacaaaaatgatacatagaaataaattttaattttatccttcaataatatcaattttttactatacatagtattcaattattttttaatcacatctaagtaaattacacttaatcatattactttcattttaaataaattaatttttttataattttactcttaaagatttttagttatcatgaaatatttgtagaatgactagtatataaacttgcataaaaaaaaataatatatatatatatatatatatatatatatatataataaaatataaattatacattttctttctaatgtatcaaaattctttaaaattataaacaataaatttatttaaaatgaaagtaatgtgattaagtgtaatttatttagatgtaattgaaaaataattgaatactatatacagtaaaaaattaatattattaaaagataaaattaaattaaaatttatttttatgtatcatttttgtccctaacgttttcgtcctatttaagtccctaacgttttaaaatcgtctcaattttgtcccgccgtcaattctgttaacggatccctaacggcaggacaacgatccctaacggcaggacaacattgagtcaattttgaaacgttaggaacttaaataggacaacattgagtcaattttgaaacgttagaaacttaaataggacgattgaaacattagggacaattttgggacttatcccaaacgtttgggacaaaaacgatactttactcttataataaattaagaaatgacCTAAAACATCATTTTTTTAAGTTAGGAGTGAAATTTAAACTCAAGATCTCTagataaaaattgaaaagattatatcatttgaattataactcgttAGCacctaaaacatattttttttatttattcaatatctttaactaatattttaattcataattataaaattcaagTTCATAATGTAGAGTTGAtgtattttttattgaataataattaattacataaatatttGAATCACACATAATATCCATTTAATTATCACCTACGGAAGTGGATTCTCTTTGGTGGAAAAAAAACTGGATGCTGTCTAGTGTTTAATCAACCCTTCATTATTTTCTCTTTCCTATTTAATTTTGGtccaatttaaaaaattaaagataaaaaattacactttattctctcaagtaTTTTTTCCATTGAAAAAGGATCTATTTCCCCACCTTTAAATTATTATTGGATGTCCCAAATCAAACGacataaaatattttgttaattatcatACAAATCATAGGTCaatatatagtaataataatCATTAGAAATTCTCATTgagttaattaaataattatatatctacgtatcattatatatataatttaataaataaaatatattaattttgattcaatacaaaaaattatatattgatctatttgaattattaatgtcGTTCTTAATAATTCTAGCTACAATAAACAAAAAAGTttggattaaattataaaaaatttatctcttaatattattattttatcataataataaatttctaaatctaataaaaaattattatattaatcatttaataaaataatacgtaTAATAATAACATCGAATTATTTAACATATAATAAGttgatttataataatattattattcccAAGAATGAGTTGGTAGAATTTTGTTTTCCCAGTTGTGAGGTTCTTCTCAAGGGGAACTGAAATGGAAACTTCATATAAAGCACGACTTTGAAGGATGCATTATCTATTTCTCTTTGATTTTAGGTTAGTTGCTGACTTGCTGTTGCCATGGATGCAtcatccttatatatatatatatatatgagtggtTGTCTCGtcatctttttatatttttttaaagtttattattatgtatcaataattaaaaataaaaacaaagcatAAAATAATGTATAAATTTAAGATACAAGAACAATATtacattcttaacaaatattattattttaaacttgTATTTAGTTAGCAATAATTATACTCACATTTACAAAAATTTGtacatataaaatacatattttttagagTTTACACATGAGTTAATACAATTTGTacttatatttattagaatttaataatttatataaatgaattaataaaaattatttgttaaaaaCAATTTGATGTTTGTATTAACCAAATAttgattaaaattactaaaaaatacttgcctcaaaattttttgtttaaaatataatatactttTAAATAACAAACAATATTATTGCACATACAAAATTCATTCCCAACCAGAGGATCCAAAAGTGCATGATTCCATGAAAAGTTAGGAACTCATACAATCACTGTACTAATCAAACCTAAATTCATATGACTAAATTATGAAGAAGTTGGATGGCTCGATGATCTACCTTCCTCTACAAATCATATCCTGTCCTTCCAATCTGTCTCTCATAGGTAACTAGCAATAGTTATGAATATGATAGTACATCATGTTGGaagtttttattataatataattttttattgtagtCTAATTGTAATTACTTAATATAAAGTAATATATTActtgtttaaaattaaagaatactttattttttaaataaggtATTTTAATTGtatctaaatatttttgtaataaaaaaatactctttttcttaaaaaaaaaaacaattcaaaTAAACACATAAACAGAGTGctgtatttgtttttaatttaaagaacCTCCCTAGCCATTTCAAAGTCTTCATTCTAAGTTTGAACTACATCATAAGATAGTCAAACGCACACCAGATGCGATTATGCATTGTGCATTATAGAATTCCAATTCCATTCCATTTGATTTCTAAAGCGCTTTTATCCCTAATGAAAAAGCTTAGATAATGAAAACataattattagaatttaattgtCCTATGATAACATATTTCATTTTCATATATGTAATTgtgtagtcaccaaaaaaaaaaatgtaattgtgtacatatttattattatttaaccaaTTATGAAAATATTTACCTAAAAAGTAAGATAATATACAATGACATATTAATTATCTCTGTTGTTATTTAAAGgtaaagaaaaatatttgaaataagctaatattaaatatgtaatcATATgtctatttttttgttgttgactAATCATATGTCTATTTACCTATCTCATATTTGATTATGGTCAAAATTAGTTTCAGAAACTTATTGTAAAACTTTTAATAAATAGTTaagtcatatatttttattgatgtgaaAACATAAGATTAATAtccttatataaaataattttttataaaacattTTTTTGCTTAATACATTTTTCAAAGATAAAAATTGCTTCTCATATATATTAATTACTTAGTTATtagcatttataattatatttgacTAAATGAAAGACTTCTATTGACAAAGtcagataaaaatatctttttaaagcaagaaagagacaaatattttttcttttatcttctgTTAAATCCTTAAtccttttaagttttaaattgaattgaattggcaGAATTGCGCAAGGTTTCCGTTTCCGCGTCACTTTAGGCGAAATTACAGAATCTACCCTTCCTTGATCTCCGTTAGTGGGGGCCCATTAGTCTCAAACAGAAGGCATTAGTATATAATAAAGGAAGCAGACACGGTAGACCTTCCTCAAGGTTCTGAAACCGCGCCATCTCGCGGCACCGGCACCTAAACCCAAATCCGTCATTTCCGAACCAAAAAAGAaacactaaaagaaaaaaaaagagaaagagagagaaggtggTTGATGATGGAGAGAAGCGATTATGCGATGCGTGGAAGGAAGCCGGGTGAGTGAGAATGCTGCGCTGCAGCTGCAGAGGATCACGCCTCCTCCTCCATTCCCACATGGCGCTCGATCCTAACAAACCCTAACTTTTTCCTTTCCCTCCTTCATTCCTTCCTTAACCAGGTCTTGATCCTTTTTCGTCATTgcgttcattcattcattctccATTTGTTTTCTTTGTGAAGAAATTTCAGAATCTGGATCAGGTACAGCTACAGATACAGATACAATGATGGGTGAGGTGGGGAAAATACTGTACATGGTGGTGGTCGATGACGACGCCGACAAGAAGGACAAAGGAAAGGACTCTTTTCGCTACACTCGCCCTGTTCTTCAGAGCACGCTCCAGCTCATGGGATGCAAAGCTCGCCATGCCTTCAAGGTatactttctttttttctctctctctctaaatatgatttttcattaaaataaaatatatatatagaaaaaatccCGAATGAATGTGTTTTGAGGTGTTGATCTGGACTGCCATGTGAGTGTGtgtatatttgattatttttggACTTTTTTTATTGAGAATGCATTTGATTTATTGTGTTGTTGAGTCTCCTGTTGTGGTTCATATGCGGATGTTATGTTCATTCTGTTAAAAAAGGTAGATCTATGTTGGAAGTTACTAATATTGCAATGGAATACTCAATAAATGATGCTTTGTTGTTAATTAGTTGGTATCTAATATTGTTAACATGCATTATATGGTTCTATCAATCTGTGTTGTTCATGGCTTCTTTGTATGATTGACCTTTCAGAATTCTAATAAATTTGTCTCGACTTTGTTGACAAAATTATTCTGAATACTTTTCCTGTTTTCCATCTTACCAGATCAGCCAAAGAGTATTTGAGCTCACAAGGAATGGGAGTTCTACTGATGATTTTCAGTCCGACGGAATGATATTGTCTGGTTTCCATGCTTCCAACAGTAATATTGTTGAAAAAGATGCTCGTGCTGCTGCTGCTATTTGCCTGGATAAAACAGACTTCGGCAGTCATTTGGTTTTAGGGAAAGATTATCAAAGGAAGAGTATACCATTTGAGTTGTACAAGAGGCGCACAACAGTATTTGTCCAGAGAGAGAAATTTCTAGATATTGTCTGCGAAGCTTTGGCTGAGTACAAATATATGGGCCCGAACCAGAGAGCCGACTTGGCATTAGCATGCAAGTATGTTATTTAATAATTTCTTTGCTGATGAGTGAAACTACGGAGTTTAATATGAAGTTCATCATATTTGGAGCTCACTAGTATGAAACATGGACTGCTTCctattattttctgcaatttccccactcatttcatttttcattattttcttgGATGGCAGGATTCGAGAACGAAAGGAATCCATGACAGTGCTGTTGTGTGGCACCAGTGGCTGTGGCAAATCCACATTGTCTGCACTGCTGGTATCTTAGCATACCAAAATAGTTGTCTTTTTTGTGATTACAAATATGTATTGTGGTAttgccagttttttttttttctaattttgggGTAGGATATGTAACATATAGTgagaattaaaattgaaactaaagcaCCCTCTAGTTCAAAAATTTAGCTAATGATTTTAACTTCAGGGTAGCCGATTGGGAATCACAACTGTGGTATCAACTGATTCTATAAGGCACATGATGAGAAGTTTTGCTGATGAGAAGGAGAATCCCTTGCTTTGGGCCTCCACTTACCATGCAGGCGAGTGTTTGGATCCTATTGCTGTTGCAGAAGCAAAGGCCAGAAGGAAATTTAACAAGCAGGCTGGTGTGTTACGTACACTTTCCAAGGATGAATTAAACGAGGATCATAATTCTAGGAAACCTGATACACGGACATTGGAGGTTGGATCTGGTGCTGCTACTGAACTGCTAAATGCAAAACAAATGGCTGTAGAAGGATATAAGGCGCAAAGTGAGATGGTGATTGAAAGTCTCGACAGACTAATCACTGCCTGGGAAGAACGAAAAGAGTCTGTTGTTGTTGAGGGAGTTCACTTGAGTCTTAACTTCGTTGTATGTTGATTCTTTCTATCTTTGGTCCTTTactgtttctttccttttctctgtCAATTACATGGtattatattttcatcttctCATAGCAATAATAAATTACTATGCAGATGGGGCTTATGAAGAAACATCCCTCAATCATACCATTCATGATATACATTACAAATGAGGACAAGCATATGGAAAGATTTGCTGTTCGAGCAAAGTATATGACATTGGACCCAgctaaaaataaatatgtaaagtATATTAGAAACATTAGGACAATCCAGGATTATCTCTGTAAGCGTGCTGACAAACATTTAGTTCCCAAAATAAACAATACAAATGTTGATAAGAGTGTAGCAGCCATCCATGCTACCGTCTTTGGTTGTCTTCGTAGGCGTGAAGCTGGAGAACAGTTATATGATCCTGTTAGAAATACAGTAACAGTTGTAGATGAGGAATATCAAAATCAATGTGCAGCCAATTCTCTGAGCTCGAAAGGAATGTTTCAATTGATCCAGAGGAAAGGTTCTTCTAGGCATCTTATGGCTCTTGTAAACAGTGATGGATCTGTGGCAAAGGCTTGGCCTGTTCATTCTTTTGACGGTAATGGCAAACCTATATGGGGCTATGGACCTGAGAATGGCATTGGAAATCTAATGTATGGACCTTTACGGATCGGCAAGGCAGAAA contains:
- the LOC112769136 gene encoding P-loop NTPase domain-containing protein LPA1 homolog 2 isoform X2, which produces MMERSDYAMRGRKPESGSGTATDTDTMMGEVGKILYMVVVDDDADKKDKGKDSFRYTRPVLQSTLQLMGCKARHAFKISQRVFELTRNGSSTDDFQSDGMILSGFHASNSNIVEKDARAAAAICLDKTDFGSHLVLGKDYQRKSIPFELYKRRTTVFVQREKFLDIVCEALAEYKYMGPNQRADLALACKIRERKESMTVLLCGTSGCGKSTLSALLGSRLGITTVVSTDSIRHMMRSFADEKENPLLWASTYHAGECLDPIAVAEAKARRKFNKQAGVLRTLSKDELNEDHNSRKPDTRTLEVGSGAATELLNAKQMAVEGYKAQSEMVIESLDRLITAWEERKESVVVEGVHLSLNFVMGLMKKHPSIIPFMIYITNEDKHMERFAVRAKYMTLDPAKNKYVKYIRNIRTIQDYLCKRADKHLVPKINNTNVDKSVAAIHATVFGCLRRREAGEQLYDPVRNTVTVVDEEYQNQCAANSLSSKGMFQLIQRKGSSRHLMALVNSDGSVAKAWPVHSFDGNGKPIWGYGPENGIGNLMYGPLRIGKAETVNLQFGLYGISAWPSDGGTSRTGSVDESRADETDTGSRYLSSCCSSPRLSDGPAKEVKEDLSVHGSDEEIDDQLEAGSDEDLSDDGDKHRHEEIGSVDEESTKSDEEYDDLAMQDVQASGYWSDDDDGFKNKVNSVSWDQGTKLQGSKYRQNLDLFLRTRSEPVTESLCSYSSLLVEKSEKRLPPTGKAKLRKRSLSIPAL
- the LOC112769136 gene encoding P-loop NTPase domain-containing protein LPA1 homolog 2 isoform X3: MMGEVGKILYMVVVDDDADKKDKGKDSFRYTRPVLQSTLQLMGCKARHAFKISQRVFELTRNGSSTDDFQSDGMILSGFHASNSNIVEKDARAAAAICLDKTDFGSHLVLGKDYQRKSIPFELYKRRTTVFVQREKFLDIVCEALAEYKYMGPNQRADLALACKIRERKESMTVLLCGTSGCGKSTLSALLGSRLGITTVVSTDSIRHMMRSFADEKENPLLWASTYHAGECLDPIAVAEAKARRKFNKQAGVLRTLSKDELNEDHNSRKPDTRTLEVGSGAATELLNAKQMAVEGYKAQSEMVIESLDRLITAWEERKESVVVEGVHLSLNFVMGLMKKHPSIIPFMIYITNEDKHMERFAVRAKYMTLDPAKNKYVKYIRNIRTIQDYLCKRADKHLVPKINNTNVDKSVAAIHATVFGCLRRREAGEQLYDPVRNTVTVVDEEYQNQCAANSLSSKGMFQLIQRKGSSRHLMALVNSDGSVAKAWPVHSFDGNGKPIWGYGPENGIGNLMYGPLRIGKAETVNLQFGLYGISAWPSDGGTSRTGSVDESRADETDTGSRYLSSCCSSPRLSDGPAKEVKEDLSVHGSDEEIDDQLEAGSDEDLSDDGDKHRHEEIGSVDEESTKSDEEYDDLAMQDVQASGYWSDDDDGFKNKVNSVSWDQGTKLQGSKYRQNLDLFLRTRSEPVTESLCSYSSLLVEKSEKRLPPTGKAKLRKRSLSIPAL
- the LOC112769136 gene encoding P-loop NTPase domain-containing protein LPA1 homolog 2 isoform X1; its protein translation is MMERSDYAMRGRKPEISESGSGTATDTDTMMGEVGKILYMVVVDDDADKKDKGKDSFRYTRPVLQSTLQLMGCKARHAFKISQRVFELTRNGSSTDDFQSDGMILSGFHASNSNIVEKDARAAAAICLDKTDFGSHLVLGKDYQRKSIPFELYKRRTTVFVQREKFLDIVCEALAEYKYMGPNQRADLALACKIRERKESMTVLLCGTSGCGKSTLSALLGSRLGITTVVSTDSIRHMMRSFADEKENPLLWASTYHAGECLDPIAVAEAKARRKFNKQAGVLRTLSKDELNEDHNSRKPDTRTLEVGSGAATELLNAKQMAVEGYKAQSEMVIESLDRLITAWEERKESVVVEGVHLSLNFVMGLMKKHPSIIPFMIYITNEDKHMERFAVRAKYMTLDPAKNKYVKYIRNIRTIQDYLCKRADKHLVPKINNTNVDKSVAAIHATVFGCLRRREAGEQLYDPVRNTVTVVDEEYQNQCAANSLSSKGMFQLIQRKGSSRHLMALVNSDGSVAKAWPVHSFDGNGKPIWGYGPENGIGNLMYGPLRIGKAETVNLQFGLYGISAWPSDGGTSRTGSVDESRADETDTGSRYLSSCCSSPRLSDGPAKEVKEDLSVHGSDEEIDDQLEAGSDEDLSDDGDKHRHEEIGSVDEESTKSDEEYDDLAMQDVQASGYWSDDDDGFKNKVNSVSWDQGTKLQGSKYRQNLDLFLRTRSEPVTESLCSYSSLLVEKSEKRLPPTGKAKLRKRSLSIPAL